The following proteins are encoded in a genomic region of Methanoculleus bourgensis MS2:
- a CDS encoding YetF domain-containing protein produces MIIQDGRIIEESLRRELMTRDDLIERLRAKGIDGVDEVRVAYIESDGDISALPCRESDLRRIRQAAAAEEEMKNTVYPGRNRECGVGEI; encoded by the coding sequence ATGATTATCCAGGACGGCAGGATCATCGAGGAGAGCCTCCGGAGGGAACTGATGACCCGCGACGACCTCATCGAGCGGCTCCGCGCAAAGGGCATCGACGGGGTTGACGAGGTGCGGGTGGCCTACATCGAGAGCGACGGCGATATATCCGCGCTCCCCTGCCGGGAGAGCGATCTGCGCCGGATCAGGCAGGCGGCGGCTGCCGAAGAAGAGATGAAGAACACCGTATACCCAGGTAGAAACAGAGAATGTGGGGTCGGTGAGATTTGA
- a CDS encoding AMP-binding protein: MVEGSYACGSSQKPLIGITIGEMLNRIAAAHPDSDALISIHQGIRWTYAEFLREVNTLARALMAIDVERGDRVAIWALNYAEWILVQFATAKIGAIMVNINPAYRTYEFEYALKQSEVQTLILQGRFKTSDYVGMFYESCPEAFEAKPGRINCDKFPFLKNVVFLGDIPYNGMYTWDDLLAKAALISPDELREREESLDFDDAVNIQYTSGTTGFPKGVVLTHHNILNNGAIIGDGMKFTHKDRLCIPVPFYHCFGMVLSNMACVTHGAAMILPSPVFNAEAVLRAVQDERCTALHGVPTMFIAELCHPDFSKYRLDTLRTGIMAGSPCPTEVMREVNREMHMSDIVIVYGQTETSPGVTMTTIDDPLELRVSTVGRPFPHTEIKIVDPNTKRIVPRGETGEICARGYCVMRCYYNNPNATRATIDENGWNHTGDLGVMDEEDYVKIVGRLKDMVIRGGENIYPREIEEFLHNHPKIADAYVIGVPDKKYGEELMAWIKTENGAELTEAAVKEFCRGRIAHFKIPRYVKFVDEFPMTVSGKIMKFKMREMAIEELGLETESKIETA, encoded by the coding sequence ATGGTAGAGGGCAGTTACGCGTGTGGGAGCTCGCAAAAACCCCTGATCGGCATCACCATCGGCGAGATGCTGAACCGAATAGCAGCAGCGCATCCGGACAGCGATGCGCTTATCTCCATCCACCAGGGTATCAGGTGGACGTATGCAGAGTTTCTTCGCGAGGTCAACACCCTGGCGCGCGCTCTCATGGCGATCGACGTGGAGCGCGGGGACCGGGTCGCGATATGGGCGCTGAACTACGCGGAGTGGATACTGGTCCAGTTCGCCACCGCCAAGATCGGCGCCATCATGGTGAACATCAACCCGGCGTACCGGACGTATGAGTTTGAGTACGCTCTCAAGCAGTCCGAAGTCCAGACGCTCATCCTCCAGGGGCGGTTCAAGACGTCGGACTACGTCGGGATGTTCTACGAGTCCTGCCCTGAGGCGTTCGAGGCAAAACCAGGCCGGATCAACTGCGACAAGTTCCCGTTCTTGAAGAACGTCGTCTTCCTCGGCGACATCCCCTACAACGGCATGTACACCTGGGACGACCTTCTCGCAAAGGCCGCGCTCATCAGCCCAGACGAGCTCCGGGAACGGGAGGAGTCGCTCGACTTTGACGACGCGGTCAATATCCAGTACACGAGCGGGACCACCGGGTTCCCGAAAGGAGTCGTCCTGACCCACCACAACATCTTAAACAACGGCGCAATCATCGGCGACGGGATGAAGTTCACCCATAAGGACCGGCTCTGCATCCCGGTGCCGTTCTACCATTGTTTCGGGATGGTCCTCTCGAACATGGCCTGCGTCACCCACGGCGCCGCGATGATCCTGCCCTCGCCGGTCTTCAACGCCGAAGCGGTCCTGCGCGCCGTGCAGGACGAGCGGTGCACGGCGCTCCACGGCGTGCCCACCATGTTCATCGCTGAACTCTGTCACCCGGATTTCTCGAAGTACCGGCTTGATACCCTCCGCACCGGAATCATGGCCGGGTCGCCCTGCCCGACCGAGGTGATGCGGGAGGTCAACCGGGAGATGCATATGTCTGATATCGTGATCGTCTACGGGCAGACGGAGACCTCTCCCGGCGTAACCATGACGACAATCGACGATCCGCTGGAGCTGCGTGTCTCCACCGTCGGGAGGCCGTTCCCCCACACCGAGATCAAGATCGTCGACCCGAACACGAAGCGGATCGTCCCCCGCGGTGAGACCGGCGAGATCTGCGCCCGCGGCTACTGCGTGATGCGGTGCTACTACAACAACCCGAACGCCACCCGGGCGACGATCGACGAGAACGGCTGGAACCATACCGGTGACCTCGGGGTGATGGACGAGGAGGATTACGTCAAGATCGTCGGGCGCCTGAAGGATATGGTGATCCGCGGCGGTGAGAACATCTACCCGCGCGAGATCGAGGAGTTCCTCCACAACCACCCAAAGATTGCCGACGCCTACGTGATCGGCGTGCCCGACAAGAAGTACGGCGAGGAGCTGATGGCCTGGATCAAGACCGAGAATGGAGCAGAACTGACCGAAGCGGCGGTGAAGGAGTTCTGCCGCGGCCGGATTGCGCATTTCAAGATCCCGCGGTACGTGAAGTTCGTCGATGAGTTCCCGATGACGGTCTCAGGTAAGATCATGAAGTTCAAGATGCGCGAGATGGCCATCGAGGAGCTCGGCCTCGAGACCGAGTCAAAGATCGAGACCGCGTAA
- a CDS encoding protease inhibitor I42 family protein, whose protein sequence is MKHVFLLVCILILTLTVGVSGAPVQVTTDRSDQIAPAIDGDRIVWVDGRDGGADIYLYDIVGATETRITNGTAVALWPDISGNRIVWQDNRSGAPDIWLYDTATGNETRITDAPGGQVVPAIDGDTVVWLDNRAGPAGGIYAMNLTTRTAVRVSSGPVQGNPLIVSPDVSGGTIVWADGSGGNYTVFAVRDAAEPVALANDSALQGFPAVASDRVVWSEIRNGSASLVVHNLTTGEEERVWGRPPGMAVYPDIAGDLVVWQNATGQDTDDIYLLDLAAEKTLQVTDDDALQLLPRVSGSRVVWMDNRSGDWDIYLLTAGNATQYTFGMEQNGQNVTVPVKSEVVVNLAENPTTGYSWNATVSPGLTITKDRYLQNATAEGMLGAGGTHTWTLVPEASGVFTFSAVYRRPWENLTGTEERFDLTITAVNETV, encoded by the coding sequence ATGAAACACGTGTTCCTTCTTGTATGCATCCTCATCCTCACGCTCACGGTGGGCGTGAGCGGGGCGCCGGTGCAGGTGACGACCGACCGGAGTGACCAGATTGCCCCCGCCATCGACGGCGACCGGATCGTATGGGTCGACGGGCGGGACGGCGGCGCTGATATCTACCTCTACGATATTGTGGGGGCTACGGAGACCCGGATCACCAACGGAACCGCCGTCGCGCTCTGGCCTGATATCTCAGGGAACCGTATCGTCTGGCAGGATAACCGGTCGGGGGCCCCGGATATCTGGCTCTATGATACGGCGACCGGGAATGAGACCCGGATCACGGACGCCCCCGGCGGCCAGGTCGTGCCGGCGATCGACGGCGATACGGTCGTCTGGCTTGACAACCGGGCCGGCCCTGCTGGTGGCATCTACGCCATGAACCTGACGACCCGGACGGCGGTGCGGGTCTCCTCCGGCCCGGTGCAGGGGAATCCCCTGATCGTCTCTCCCGATGTCTCAGGCGGAACGATCGTCTGGGCGGACGGGAGCGGCGGGAACTACACCGTCTTTGCCGTCCGGGATGCTGCAGAGCCGGTAGCGCTCGCGAACGACAGCGCATTGCAGGGCTTCCCGGCGGTCGCGAGCGACCGGGTCGTCTGGTCTGAGATCCGGAACGGGTCGGCATCGCTCGTCGTCCACAACCTCACCACCGGCGAGGAGGAGCGGGTTTGGGGCAGGCCGCCGGGAATGGCTGTCTACCCTGACATCGCGGGGGACCTGGTCGTCTGGCAGAATGCTACGGGCCAGGATACCGATGACATCTACCTGCTCGACCTTGCCGCAGAAAAGACCCTGCAGGTCACCGACGATGACGCACTCCAGCTCCTCCCGCGGGTATCCGGCAGCCGGGTCGTCTGGATGGATAACCGGTCGGGAGACTGGGATATCTACCTCCTCACCGCCGGGAACGCAACTCAGTATACCTTCGGCATGGAGCAGAACGGCCAGAACGTCACCGTCCCGGTGAAGAGCGAGGTTGTCGTCAACCTTGCCGAGAACCCGACCACCGGCTACTCCTGGAACGCCACGGTATCGCCGGGGCTCACCATCACTAAAGACCGCTACCTGCAGAACGCGACCGCAGAGGGGATGCTCGGTGCCGGCGGGACCCACACCTGGACGCTCGTGCCTGAAGCGTCCGGGGTGTTTACGTTCTCGGCTGTCTACCGGCGGCCCTGGGAGAACCTGACCGGGACTGAGGAGCGGTTTGATCTCACTATAACGGCCGTGAACGAAACGGTGTAG
- a CDS encoding amidohydrolase, protein MNDIFTARGSMLIAGVTVNGSTVDIAIDEEGMIAGIGKDARKTIDADIIIDGSDRVAIPGLVNTHTHAAMTLLRGYADDMPLAEWLSEKIWPLEAHLSGDDVYWGTKLACLEMIKSGTVAFNDMYFFMERAADAVDEMGLRATLAYGFIDLGMEEKRAAEIKATEALVAHVKARKNPRIQAAVGPHSVYTVSPEGLSWCAEFAEEQGIAVHVHLSETEKEVTDCVAEFGKRPAVHLDECGCLTPRTVAAHCCWLDEAECRLLGERGVSASHNPASNMKLAVNRAMPYHWLKASGANVCLGTDGCASNNSLDLLEEMKFAALLQKFAWNSQTLLPAGEAVAMATSAGARALGTGPGTLTAGAPADIVLLDARAACNIPLHNTDSNTVYACNGGAVMTVLCQGRVLMHERTVPGEEEIVREAAAAAQALVGRAREA, encoded by the coding sequence ATGAACGACATCTTTACTGCCCGGGGATCGATGCTGATCGCCGGGGTCACCGTCAATGGATCGACCGTGGATATCGCGATCGATGAGGAGGGCATGATCGCAGGCATAGGGAAGGACGCCAGGAAAACCATCGATGCCGACATCATCATCGACGGCTCGGACCGGGTCGCCATCCCGGGCCTGGTCAACACCCACACCCACGCCGCGATGACCCTGCTCCGGGGGTATGCCGACGACATGCCGCTCGCAGAGTGGCTTTCCGAGAAGATATGGCCGCTTGAGGCCCATCTCTCCGGCGACGACGTCTATTGGGGAACGAAACTAGCGTGCCTTGAGATGATCAAAAGCGGCACGGTCGCGTTCAACGACATGTACTTCTTCATGGAGCGGGCGGCGGACGCCGTCGACGAGATGGGCCTCCGGGCGACCCTCGCCTACGGGTTCATCGACCTCGGGATGGAGGAGAAGCGGGCGGCCGAGATCAAGGCGACCGAAGCCCTCGTCGCCCACGTGAAAGCGCGGAAAAACCCCCGCATCCAGGCAGCCGTCGGCCCTCACTCGGTCTACACGGTCTCCCCCGAGGGCCTCTCCTGGTGCGCCGAGTTCGCGGAGGAGCAGGGGATCGCCGTCCACGTCCATCTCTCCGAGACCGAGAAAGAGGTCACCGACTGCGTCGCGGAGTTCGGAAAACGCCCCGCGGTCCACCTCGACGAGTGCGGGTGCCTCACCCCCCGGACGGTCGCGGCGCACTGCTGCTGGCTCGACGAGGCCGAGTGCCGGCTCCTCGGCGAACGGGGCGTCTCCGCCTCCCACAACCCGGCAAGCAACATGAAACTCGCCGTCAACCGGGCCATGCCCTACCACTGGCTGAAAGCCTCCGGGGCGAACGTCTGCCTCGGGACCGACGGGTGCGCCTCGAACAACAGCCTCGACCTTCTGGAGGAGATGAAGTTCGCCGCCCTCCTGCAGAAGTTCGCCTGGAACTCCCAGACCCTGCTCCCCGCAGGCGAGGCGGTCGCGATGGCGACGAGCGCGGGCGCCCGGGCCCTCGGCACCGGTCCCGGGACCCTGACTGCGGGCGCGCCTGCCGATATCGTCCTCCTCGACGCCAGGGCGGCCTGCAACATCCCACTCCACAACACCGACTCAAACACCGTCTACGCCTGCAACGGCGGCGCGGTCATGACCGTCCTCTGCCAGGGCAGGGTCCTGATGCACGAGCGGACGGTGCCGGGCGAGGAGGAGATCGTCAGGGAGGCCGCCGCGGCGGCGCAGGCGCTGGTCGGGCGGGCTCGCGAAGCCTGA
- a CDS encoding MTAP family purine nucleoside phosphorylase — protein sequence MLGIIGGTSLLFADLPPLAKTTVATPFGKAEVHTGAFALLLRHQHNLPPHRINYRACLAALAILGVDTVVAFGSAGSLKPEIPPGSIVIPNDYLSVTDIPSVHECTIDHIRPELDADLVRTLGELVPEARMGGVYAQTRGPRIETVAEVKALARAADVVGMTVASEATLARELGMRFAAICTVDNYANGLGEETLTYEHILETSRANCRRTEKILTTIVERLA from the coding sequence GTGCTCGGGATCATCGGGGGCACAAGCCTCCTCTTCGCCGACCTGCCGCCGCTCGCAAAGACGACCGTCGCGACGCCGTTCGGGAAGGCTGAGGTCCACACGGGAGCCTTCGCGCTCCTCCTGCGCCACCAGCACAACCTCCCCCCGCACCGCATCAACTACAGGGCATGCCTCGCCGCGCTCGCCATACTCGGGGTGGATACAGTCGTCGCGTTCGGCTCGGCCGGCTCCCTGAAGCCCGAGATCCCGCCGGGCTCGATCGTCATCCCAAACGACTACCTCAGCGTCACCGACATCCCGTCAGTCCACGAATGCACCATCGACCACATCAGGCCCGAACTGGACGCAGACCTGGTCCGCACCCTCGGGGAACTGGTGCCTGAGGCCCGGATGGGCGGGGTCTACGCCCAGACCAGGGGGCCGCGGATCGAGACGGTCGCCGAGGTCAAGGCACTTGCGCGGGCCGCCGACGTCGTCGGCATGACGGTTGCAAGCGAGGCGACGCTCGCCCGGGAACTCGGGATGCGGTTTGCCGCCATATGCACCGTGGACAACTACGCAAACGGTCTCGGGGAGGAGACCCTGACCTACGAACATATCCTTGAGACCTCCCGGGCAAACTGCCGGAGGACTGAGAAGATACTGACAACGATTGTGGAGCGACTGGCATGA
- a CDS encoding nicotinate phosphoribosyltransferase, with product MGRFQIVGEDAIRSGKCTDIYFERVAGVLEADDVNPHVTMEVTAAALPDPWGVFCGLDDVIRLLEGLPVDVDAMPEGSVFSRNEPVLRISGRYRDFAVYETAILGFLCHASGVASAAAHIRLAARDRPVFSFGSRRQHPAIAAMIERAAWIGGVDAASNTCAPEGIPLAGTMPHAFVMCYPQPEDAWRAFAREAGPEVPRIMLCDTLSDEKVEAVRAAECGATAVRLDTPRSRRGDMRAIIEEVRWELDVHGYSDVKIFLSGGLSREDVVAYRDVADAFGIGGAIANAPVIDFSLDIVEIEGRPYAKRGKRSGVKQVYATAGGGRVTLPLTAPAPEGATALLSPHVRQGAIVARPNMDDARERVLSRLSGLAREG from the coding sequence ATGGGCAGGTTTCAGATCGTCGGCGAGGACGCTATCCGGAGCGGGAAGTGCACTGATATCTACTTCGAGCGGGTTGCGGGCGTCCTTGAGGCTGATGATGTCAATCCTCACGTCACGATGGAGGTGACGGCTGCGGCGCTCCCGGACCCCTGGGGGGTCTTCTGCGGCCTTGATGATGTCATACGACTGCTTGAGGGGCTCCCGGTGGATGTGGATGCGATGCCGGAGGGCTCGGTCTTCTCCAGAAACGAGCCGGTCCTCAGGATTTCGGGGCGCTACCGGGATTTTGCGGTCTACGAGACCGCCATCCTCGGGTTCCTCTGTCACGCTTCAGGGGTGGCGTCGGCTGCGGCGCATATCCGGCTCGCCGCCCGGGACCGCCCGGTCTTCTCCTTCGGGTCGCGCCGCCAGCACCCGGCGATCGCCGCGATGATCGAGCGGGCGGCCTGGATCGGTGGGGTGGATGCTGCGAGCAACACCTGTGCGCCTGAGGGGATCCCGCTCGCCGGCACGATGCCGCACGCGTTTGTGATGTGCTACCCACAGCCGGAGGATGCCTGGCGGGCGTTTGCGCGGGAGGCTGGCCCGGAGGTGCCGCGGATCATGCTCTGCGACACCCTCTCGGACGAGAAGGTGGAGGCGGTCAGGGCGGCGGAGTGCGGGGCGACGGCGGTCCGGCTGGACACGCCGCGGTCCCGGCGGGGGGATATGCGGGCGATCATCGAGGAGGTGCGCTGGGAACTCGATGTCCACGGCTATTCGGACGTGAAGATCTTCCTCTCGGGCGGGCTTTCGCGCGAGGATGTCGTCGCCTACCGCGACGTCGCCGACGCCTTCGGCATCGGGGGCGCGATCGCAAACGCGCCGGTGATCGACTTCTCGCTGGACATCGTCGAGATCGAAGGGCGGCCGTATGCGAAGCGAGGGAAGCGGAGCGGCGTAAAGCAGGTCTATGCAACGGCCGGGGGCGGGCGCGTCACGCTCCCCCTCACCGCCCCGGCGCCTGAAGGTGCGACGGCGCTCCTCTCGCCCCATGTCAGGCAGGGCGCCATTGTGGCGCGCCCGAACATGGATGATGCGCGGGAGCGGGTGTTATCGCGGCTTTCGGGCCTTGCTCGCGAGGGATAG
- a CDS encoding type II toxin-antitoxin system HicA family toxin, whose protein sequence is MKVKDCITMIEADGWYLVATRGSHRQYKHPSKPGRITIAGHPADVLAPGTLNSVLKQAGLT, encoded by the coding sequence ATGAAAGTAAAAGACTGCATAACGATGATCGAAGCGGATGGATGGTATCTGGTGGCGACCCGGGGCAGCCACCGGCAGTATAAGCATCCGTCAAAACCGGGCCGGATCACCATCGCCGGGCACCCGGCAGATGTTCTTGCTCCGGGAACACTAAACAGCGTTCTCAAACAAGCTGGACTAACATGA
- a CDS encoding type II toxin-antitoxin system HicB family antitoxin, with translation MYRFLVIVEQTDGNYSAYSPDLPGCVATGATREEAEERMHEAIELHIEGLREDGLPIPPSRSSVGVTQIARKKN, from the coding sequence ATGTATCGATTCCTTGTCATCGTCGAGCAGACCGACGGCAACTACTCGGCATACTCCCCGGACCTTCCGGGGTGCGTGGCGACCGGAGCGACCCGTGAGGAAGCAGAGGAGCGGATGCACGAGGCAATCGAGCTCCACATCGAGGGACTCAGGGAGGATGGACTCCCAATTCCACCGTCACGATCTTCAGTAGGAGTTACGCAGATCGCTCGCAAAAAAAACTAG
- a CDS encoding IS701 family transposase, translating into MVRSPPLSDCDYINFLVAAQCDVSCVKAAECFSGNGLVITHDAFNRFLTRQSLPPETLWAEVEPFVEKRHGWFILDDTVIDKVYSEKIALTYFQWSGNQHKVIKGIGLITLVWTDGVSTFPIDYRIYDKDGDHLTKNDHFRAMLQTATDRGFCPYFVLFDSWYASTANLKFIDRRGWCWFSRVKKNRMVNLDDTENRPVATLTIPDDGMVVHMKRYGFIKLFHSVNKAGKDRYWATNCLTMDATDRRNLQAIAWSIENYHRALKELCCVEDCKIRKEAGQRNHINCSLRAYIRLEAVQQQQDVTIYQAKWEIIRSAITEYVRHPRYAL; encoded by the coding sequence GTGGTACGCTCTCCGCCGCTCTCTGACTGCGATTACATCAATTTCCTTGTCGCTGCTCAGTGCGATGTTTCTTGCGTAAAAGCTGCCGAATGCTTTTCCGGCAATGGTTTGGTCATCACTCACGATGCGTTCAACCGCTTTCTCACGAGACAGTCCTTACCCCCGGAGACGTTGTGGGCTGAGGTTGAACCCTTCGTCGAGAAACGCCATGGCTGGTTCATTCTGGACGATACCGTCATCGACAAAGTCTATTCCGAGAAGATCGCCTTGACGTATTTCCAGTGGAGCGGCAACCAGCATAAGGTCATCAAAGGGATCGGTCTGATCACTCTGGTCTGGACCGATGGAGTAAGTACGTTCCCCATCGATTACCGCATTTACGACAAAGACGGCGATCATCTCACCAAGAATGACCATTTCCGCGCCATGCTGCAGACGGCAACAGATCGAGGATTCTGCCCATATTTCGTGTTGTTTGACAGTTGGTATGCCAGTACAGCGAATCTGAAATTCATCGATAGACGAGGATGGTGTTGGTTTTCCCGGGTCAAAAAGAACCGGATGGTGAATCTGGATGATACGGAAAACCGACCAGTTGCCACTCTGACCATCCCGGACGATGGGATGGTGGTCCATATGAAGAGATATGGATTCATCAAACTGTTCCATTCAGTCAATAAAGCGGGGAAAGACCGGTACTGGGCGACGAATTGCCTCACTATGGATGCGACCGACAGAAGGAACCTGCAAGCAATTGCCTGGTCAATCGAGAACTATCATCGAGCACTGAAAGAACTCTGTTGCGTGGAGGACTGCAAAATCCGCAAGGAGGCAGGACAACGCAACCATATCAACTGCTCACTGCGCGCATATATTCGATTAGAGGCGGTGCAGCAACAGCAGGATGTGACCATCTACCAGGCGAAGTGGGAGATTATCAGATCCGCCATTACGGAGTATGTTCGGCACCCAAGGTATGCGCTCTAG